One window from the genome of Bacillus rossius redtenbacheri isolate Brsri chromosome 10, Brsri_v3, whole genome shotgun sequence encodes:
- the LOC134535691 gene encoding mitochondrial import inner membrane translocase subunit Tim29-like yields the protein CRRCRHTAAARHASHLGRADTCRGRRRHTAAARHASHLGRADTCRGRCRHTAAAALLGRPHGSRAALFWRNLYLDYKEVAVETLTKSREKPKNAVLTLAGVAGALYCCSANPDERSYRDAVQASSQELALVGAPIRNPATCRHLHRANTCLDKGEVRRLGLGLLCLVWADTRDAGLGVYAAQCPHLRPHPRDWPRLLLDVGFLDRWWLLRRAMHDCDVNPAG from the exons TGCAGAAGGTGCCGCCACACCGCCGCCGCCCGCCACGCGAGCCACCTGGGGCGCGCCGACACCTGCCGCGGAAGGCGCCGCCACACCGCCGCCGCCCGCCACGCGAGCCACCTGGGGCGCGCCGACACCTGCCGCGGAAGGTGCCGCcacaccgccgccgccgccctccTCGGCCGCCCCCATGGCAGCAG AGCAGCCTTGTTCTGGAGGAACCTCTACCTGGACTACAAGGAAGTCGCAGTGGAAACACTCACCAAGTCCAGGGAAAAGCCTAAGAATGCAGTCTTAACACTGGCAG GCGTGGCTGGTGCGCTGTACTGCTGCAGTGCGAACCCAGACGAGCGCAGCTACCGGGATGCTGTGCAGGCCAGCAGCCAGGAGCTGGCTCTGGTGGGAGCACCCATACGCAACCCCGCCACGTGCCGGCACCTGCACCGCGCCAACACGTGCTTGGACAAGGGCGAGGTGCGTCGCCTGGGGCTGGGCCTGCTGTGCCTGGTGTGGGCCGACACCCGCGACGCTGGCCTGGGGGTGTACGCGGCGCAGTGCCCCCACCTAAGGCCCCACCCCCGAGACTGGCCCCGTCTCCTGCTGGACGTGGGCTTCCTGGACCGCTGGTGGCTGCTGCGGCGGGCCATGCACGACTGCGACGTCAACCCGGCCGGCTAG
- the LOC134535690 gene encoding uncharacterized protein LOC134535690, producing the protein MSEMESNKTCVENDCNHSMKRKKGVRNVEEYKCQRIKRARLQGKEYANYRGNVVKTKSTTESCRCARKCYDKIDIAQRGKLLDAIHSFSCKNEQDIYLQGLLDAVPIKHRRPRNGDKSGKRSSSFTFHVVIQERRVKVCKKAFIQLYGVSAKRVRRLQTLLLCGQTPKDMRGQQNNRKSVPVGDVQAIKDHISSFPVKISHHASKEYKYLDAQLYIKKMHTLFKEKFPDCKVKYSFYYKIFRENFNLHFGRPQIDTCGECEQLKVKIKNPNLNECAKRVAMAELAIHERRSNKFYTSMKDTKHICKNNDSVLGLTFDYMQNISLPCIPVQELFYYRQLSVFPFAIHNLKTDEASLFLYHEGQANKGPNETCSFLHKYISDNVPPCVKELHLYSDACGGQNKNNCMVRFLLSLTDTNRFDIIIHRFPIRGHSYLACDRDFALVKRVLKKTDRYYVPMECWNLRHEECLHPTAREEAWMFGFTCEPCRMKLYCADADTLPLRETTVQQTQPHQTPPQLLQPHQTPPQLTQPHQTPPQQTQPQPTLPLQTPPPASPPPADQWIAGATPGSIISETTHRKTAESTPYHAMVITPPPPTTPPPTAVKAHSGLTRCEPAVLPRPPEDKTTQDHLEELPRRRRPRVLRKLLPRNGIAKRQFCNTLKGISHLSSHSQSTRRHLHPSHVPLKALPHRRGPPRAPPGARRCLMQKSPPHRRHPPREPPGARRHLPRKAPPHHRHTTATCHVHHLGHDAARHAHHLGHAAA; encoded by the exons ATGAGTGAAATGGAGTCTAATAAGACTTGTGTGGAAAATGATTGTAACCATTCCATGAAACGTAAAAAAGGTGTGCGAAATGTGGAAGAATACAAATGTCAAAGAATTAAACGAGCTCGTCTGCAAGGAAAGGAGTATGCAAACTACAGAGGGAATGTTGTGAAAACTAAAAGTACTACCGAGTCGTGCAG atgTGCAAGAAAATGCTATGACAAGATTGACATTGCACAGAGAGGGAAATTACTTGATGCTATACATTCCTTTTCATGCAAGAATGAGCAAGACATCTATCTTCAAGGTTTGCTTGACGCTGTGCCAATTAAACATCGCCGACCAAGGAATGGTGACAAGTCTGGAAAAAGGTCATCCTCCTTCACTTTCCATGTAGTTATTCAAGAACGAAGAGTGAAAGTGTGCAAGAAAGCATTCATTCAGTTATATGGAGTATCTGCCAAGAGGGTAAGGAGACTGCAAACATTGTTACTATGTGGACAAACTCCAAAAGACATGCGAGGCCAACAAAACAATAGGAAGTCGGTGCCTGTTGGTGATGTTCAGGCCATCAAAGACCACATATCTTCATTTCCTGTCAAGATAAGCCACCATGCATCCAAAGAATATAAATATCTTGATGCGCAGTTGTATATAAAGAAGATGCATACACTGTTCAAAGAGAAATTTCCTGATTGTAAAGTTAAGTATTCTTTCTATTACAAGATTTTCAGGGAAAATTTCAATCTCCACTTTGGGAGACCACAGATAGACACCTGTGGAGAATGTGAACAACTGAAGGTCAAGATAAAAAATCCTAATCTTAATGAATGTGCTAAGCGAGTTGCCATGGCCGAGCTGGCCATTCATGAAAGAAGGAGTAACAAGTTTTACACAAGCATGAAAGACACGAAACACATTTGCAAAAACAATGATAGTGTGTTAGGGTTAACGTTTGATTATATGCAGAACATTTCACTGCCCTGCATTCCAGTACAAGAGCTTTTTTACTATCGCCAGCTTTCGGTGTTTCCCTTTGCCATACATAACCTGAAAACAGATGAGGcgagtttatttttatatcacgAAGGGCAGGCAAATAAAGGGCCaaatgaaacatgctcttttctcCACAAATACATAAGTGACAACGTGCCTCCATGTGTTAAAGAACTGCACCTTTACAGTGATGCTTGCGGAGGGCAGAATAAGAACAATTGCATGGTAAGATTCTTGTTATCACTTACTGACACCAACAGATTTGACATTATTATCCATCGGTTTCCGATACGTGGTCATTCATATCTTGCTTGCGATCGTGATTTTGCACTGGTGAAACGTGTTCTTAAAAAGACTGATAGATACTATGTACCCATGGAG TGCTGGAATCTGAGGCACGAGGAATGTTTACATCCGACCGCTCGTGAAGAGGCGTGGATGTTTGGCTTTACATGTGAACCGTGCCGAATGAAGCTGTACTGTGCGGACGCCGACACGTTGCCATTGCGTGAGACGACAGTTCAACAGACGCAGCCACACCAGACGCCGCCCCAACTGTTGCAACCACACCAGACGCCGCCGCAACTGACGCAACCGCACCAGACCCCGCCGCAACAGACGCAGCCGCAACCGACGCTACCACTCCAGACGCCGCCTCCGGCGTCGCCGCCCCCTGCTGACCAGTGGATTGCTGGTGCGACGCCAGGCAGCATCATCAGCGAGACAACACACCGCAAGACTGCCGAGTCAACGCCATACCATGCCATGGTCATCACACCACCACCACCGACtacgccgcccccaactgccgtgaaggctcACAGTGGGCTGACGCGGTGCGAACCGGCCGTGCTGCCACGTCCACCAGAGGACAAAACAACACAAGACCACCTGGAGGAACTACCCCGACGGCGCCGCCCACGGGTGCTGAGAAAGCTGCTGCCACGGAACGGCATCGCAAAACGACAATTTTGCAACACTCTCAAGGGAATCAGCCACCTGTCGAGCCATTCACAGTCAACCCGGCGCCACCTACACCCATCACACGTGCCGCTGAAGGCACTTCCACACCGCCGCGGCCCGCCACGCGCACCACCTGGGGCACGCCGCTGCCTGATGCAGAAGTCGCCGCCACACCGCCGCCACCCGCCACGCGAGCCACCTGGGGCGCGCCGACACCTGCCGCGGAAGGCGCCGCCACACCACCGCCACACCACCGCCACCTGCCACGTGCACCACCTGGGGCACGACGCCGCCCGCCACGCGCACCACCTGGGGCACGCCGCCGCCTGA